The Xiphophorus couchianus chromosome 14, X_couchianus-1.0, whole genome shotgun sequence genome includes a region encoding these proteins:
- the LOC114158051 gene encoding uncharacterized protein LOC114158051 codes for MQQIVWISLVLLNVVWISFFLTPDLDFSVFVQRRSKSSSDETFMMEFCLQPELKTELDLMSTSATKWTSTESSARGPDEDINIITELTVTEEQDLKQTEMFGSADQNNPSNQTDHEANRDLDEHTPSSSEVSRSIGPQPALAPNKTPPRVPQPCEKFPDTDMCCIKFTNRKISVRTIVQILRTTELCHLKAFVVVTRTKKMFCISPDQIRLYTHLRRLC; via the exons ATGCAGCAGATAGTTTGGAtcagtctggttctgctgaaTGTCGTCTGGATCTCCTTCTTTTTAACTCCAGATCTGGACTTCTCAG TGTTTGTGCAGAGGAGAAGCAAGAGCAGCTCTGATGAGACGTTCATGATGGAGTTCTGCCTTCAGCCAGAACTGAAGACAGAACTGGACTTGATGTCCACTTCTGCCACGAAGTGGACATCAACTGAATCTTCAGCCAGGGGACCAGATGAGGACATCAACATCATCACAGAACTCACTG taaCTGAAGAACAAGACCTCAAACAGACTGAAATGTTCGGCTCAGCTGACCAGAACAACCCGTCTAATCAAACTGATCATGAAGCCAATAG AGACTTGGATGAACACACACCGAGTTCCTCCGAGGTGAGCCGCAGCATCGGTCCACAGCCTGCTTTGGCTCCAAATAAAACTCCACCCAGAGTTCCTCAACCATGCGAAAAGTTTCCAGATACTG ACATGTGCTGCATCAAGTTTACCAATAGGAAAATATCTGTACGAACTATTGTGCAAATACTCAGAACCACAGAGCTGTGTCATTTGAAGGCTTTTGT GGTGGTCACTAGaaccaagaaaatgttttgcatcagTCCAGATCAGATTCGGTTATATACTCACCTGCGAAGATTATGCTGA
- the LOC114158049 gene encoding uncharacterized protein LOC114158049, giving the protein MQQVVWISLVLLNVVWISFFLTPDLDFSVFVQRRSVSSSDETFMTKFCLQPDSDRKWTSAGPSASGPDEDVNTVTEPTVNRKKSQHEESNPDDKFPTSAAPDPDGNNLGEPTVSAHEQRLTSPPGLSSSSDLVATIPTTPRNQRMDVGRTGQQEPLTTIRQTSLAFPEECCFVLMKRPVNEKLIASVDLTDPCCPINAAILITKKAQHLCVDPTEPWVKRIIDFLQTRDLNGPTLSTPYKSLTLSEVSSSPMPRQEIPTTPRHQKINITLSPPRTEPERGAGPVECCFQICKTPIDGREIASFHVTDPLCPTSAAVLITKTAEHLCADPKEQWVKMIINFLEKKAP; this is encoded by the exons ATGCAGCAGGTAGTTTGGAtcagtctggttctgctgaaTGTCGTCTGGATCTCCTTCTTTTTAACTCCAGATCTGGACTTCTCAG TGTTTGTGCAGAGGAGAAGCGTCAGCAGCTCTGACGAGACATTCATGACGAAGTTCTGCCTTCAGCCGGACTCTGACAGGAAGTGGACGTCCGCTGGACCTTCAGCCAGCGGTCCAGATGAAGACGTCAACACCGTCACAGAACCCACTG tgaacagaaagaaaagtcaaCATGAAGAATCCAACCCAGACGACAAGTTTCCAACATCTGCAGCTCCTGATCCTGATGGGAA CAACTTGGGTGAACCGACCGTATCTGCTCACGAACAGAGACTGACTTCACCACCAGGACTGAGCTCCAGCTCTGATCTTGTTGCAACGATTCCAACAACTCCCAGAAATCAGAGGATGGACGTCGGCCGAACCGGTCAGCAGGAACCACTCACTACTATCAGACAAACGA GTCTAGCTTTTCCTGAAGAGTGCTGCTTTGTGTTAATGAAACGACCCGTGAACGAGAAGCTTATCGCTTCCGTTGATTTGACTGATCCCTGCTGCCCCATTAACGCAGCCAT cttGATAACAAAAAAGGCACAACATCTCTGTGTGGATCCAACGGAACCCTGGGTGAAAAGGATTATTGATTTTCTCCAGACAAG gGATTTGAATGGACCGACTCTGTCCACTCCTTACAAAAGCCTGACTCTCTCTGAGGTCAGTTCATCACCGATGCCGAGGCAGGAGATTCCAACGACTCCACGACATCAGAAGATCAACATCACCCTCAGCCcacccagaacagaaccagaac GTGGAGCTGGTCCGGTTGAGTGCTGCTTTCAAATTTGCAAAACTCCCATCGACGGAAGAGAGATCGCTTCGTTTCACGTGACTGATCCTCTGTGCCCCACAAGTGCAGCTGT tttaataacaaaaacagcagaacaccTCTGTGCGGATCCAAAGGAACAGTGGGTGAaaatgattattaattttctagagaaaaagGCCCCATAA
- the LOC114158039 gene encoding uncharacterized protein LOC114158039 isoform X2, producing the protein MQQVVWISLVLLNVVWISFFLTPDLDFSVFVQRRSKSSSDETFMMEFCLQPEVFTKWTSTESPARRPDEDINIITELTAIAEQDLKQTEMFGSADQNNPSNQTDHEANSDLYGPTASTDEQRLTPPSEFSSEADRVAKVPTTPRNQKVNVNQPDQHRIIDSSHSGFPDDCCFEFFRLPMNKKLISSYSMTDNRCAKRAVILITHRKRNICADPSQPWVKNLMNFLDINSF; encoded by the exons ATGCAGCAGGTAGTTTGGAtcagtctggttctgctgaaTGTCGTCTGGATCTCCTTCTTTTTAACTCCAGATCTGGACTTCTCAG TGTTTGTGCAGAGGAGAAGCAAGAGCAGCTCTGATGAGACGTTCATGATGGAGTTCTGCCTTCAGCCAGAAGTTTTCACGAAGTGGACATCAACTGAATCTCCAGCCAGGCGACCAGATGAGGACATCAACATCATCACAGAACTCACTG caatTGCAGAACAAGACCTCAAACAGACTGAAATGTTCGGCTCAGCTGACCAGAACAACCCGTCTAATCAAACTGATCATGAAGCCAATAG tgATTTGTATGGACCGACTGCATCTACTGATGAACAGAGACTGACTCCACCATCAGAGTTCAGCTCTGAAGCCGATCGTGTTGCAAAGGTTCCAACAACTCCTAGAAATCAGAAGGTCAACGTCAACCAACCCGATCAACACAGAATCATCGACAGTTCAC ATTCAGGTTTTCCAGACGACTGCTGCTTTGAATTCTTCAGATTACCAATGAACAAAAAGTTAATCTCTTCATATTCCATGACTGATAATCGCTGCGCCAAGAGAGCTGTTAT cttAATTACACACAGGAAACGTAACATCTGTGCTGATCCAAGTCAGCCCTGGGTGAAGAATCTTATGAACTTTCTGGACATAAATTCCTTTTAA
- the LOC114158041 gene encoding eotaxin-like has product MKAANILLLCMLGAALLSTVLCNSGNMPVDCCFDLFKYRMDKNLFSSYYKTDPRCSSSGIVLTTKKGRSICVDAQQRWVKTIIDFLKKKSR; this is encoded by the exons ATGAAGGCCGCCAACATCCTCCTGCTCTGCATGCTGGGAGCCGCTCTGCTGTCCACGGTCCTCTGCAACA GTGGAAATATGCCGGTCGACTGCTGCTTTGATCTCTTCAAATACCGCATGGACAAAAATCTCTTCTCTTCATATTACAAGACTGACCCCCGCTGTTCGTCGAGTGGAATCGT TTTAACGACAAAAAAAGGACGCTCCATCTGTGTGGACGCACAGCAGCGCTGGGTGAAGACGATTATTGACTTTCTGAAGAAAAAGTCCCGTTAA